TTGGCCACCGTGGAGGGAGGTCACCGACAGCTTCGGCGGCAGCGGAAAGCCTGCATCTGCGCCGGGCAGTTCGGCCGCATCGAGGAGGCGTACAAGGTGGGCCGCGCGGGAGATGGCGCCGACCACGGTCCGGCTGGACCCGGAGTGTCCGGAAGGGGCGTGCACGGCGATGGTGGAACGCCACAGGCCCCGGCCGCCGACGACGACTTCGTCCAGTCCCGGGTATCCGATCATCACTCCGGCCGGCCGCGCCGCCCGCGGGTCGGCGAGGTAGGCGCGGGCGCCGCCGAAGCCTCCCGTGTGCTCGTCGACGTCCAGCAGCACGGCGAGCCCGCCGTGCAGGGCCTCGGCCCGGGGCTTCAGGTCGGCGGCGATGTGGCAGAACATCGCCGCGGCGAGCTTGGAGTCGGCAGCTCCGCGGCCCAGCAACCAGTCCCCACGGATGTCGCCGGAGGTCGGGGAGAAGGACCAGGCGGTCTCGTCTCCGTAGGGGGCGGTGTCAACGCAGGCGTCCAGCGCCCACCATGTGCCCGTCCGGCCTCCGGGGATCTCCACCAGCAGGCCCACCAGCTCACCGGAGCTGCCGTGCAGACGCCTGTGGGGCAGGGAGCGGGCGGCAAGCCAGTCCTCCAGGACGGTAAGGACGGGCCCGTAGTCGTCGATCCCGGCCCGGCTCGGCCGACGGATCAGCCCACTCGCGAGCTCCGCCACAGACGCCATGCGGGCCTCGGTAGCCAGGTGAAGGTTCTCGCTCACGCTTCTCCCCTAGTTGTGCCGTACCGGCAGCATGCGGACGGCCGCGATCGTCTCCACCGGCCGCGCCGAGGCACACGCCTCACGACCATGGTGGACCAGGCCCACCGCCGCCTCACGGCTGAGTAAGACCCCGCAGTCGAACCCGTTCGCCCCGTGGAACGACGGCAGCGGCACCACCGCGGCGGTCTCGGAGGCGACGAAGAAGCGTTCCAGCGCCACATCGGCCTCCACGAGCCCGATGTGGAGGGTCTTGACGCCGTTGAAGCGAGCGGACGGGTCGCGCAGCTCCAGCAGCCGCTCCAGGTGGTCGACGAGCGCCTGGTGCCGCGGCGGGCCGTACAGCACCCGGTAGTGGACCAGGTCCGGCCGCTGGGCCACGGCCGTCTCAATCGCCGCCAAATACGCCTTCTCCCGGCTCCGGCTGCCGGTGACAACCAGCTGCTCGCGCGCCTGCGCCACTACGTCGGCCATCGGCTCGACAAGGTCCGTCCAGCGAGTGAGCACCTTGACCACCACCGCGGTGCCAGAGGTCTCCAGCACACTGGTGGCCGCCCCGTCCTGGTGCGCGAACAACACCTCCGGCCGCTCCCGGTACAGCTGGCACAGCCCAGCCCGGTTCCGCTTGCCCGTACGCCGTCGCCCGGACTCCCACGCGCTCATCAGGCTCGCGTCCGCCGCACCCCCGGTGATCACGTTCAACGCATCGGCAGCCTCCTCCAGCGTCATGTTCCGCACCAGCCTGGCCCGCTTGAGCGCCGAATCCCCACCGCTGCCCACGGCCACGGACACCCCCTCCCATCCCTCACCGGCATGCGCACCCAAGCCTTCCCTGCGCGGCGGCAGTTCGCTCAGCAGACCGCCCACGGCATGTGCGCGCGGTCTCGCCGACACCCGTGCGACCCCGATCGCGGCCTGGGACCATCGACCACATGGGTAAGCACCGCCGTCCCGGACCGCCGAATCAGCCGTCCCGCGCGGCCCCGTGCCTCGACGAAGGCGACCCGCTCGGGCCGTACGAAAGACGTCGGTGTCCGCCGATGGACGTCTACCGACGCCACCGCCCGCTCCATGGCGGCGGTGGCCATTTCCGCCCCACCGAGCCGCGAGTCCTTGAGGAATGGGACGGCTTCGCCTACACCCCCGCCGGAACGGCACCCGACCTCACAGCGGCGCAGGCGTGGGTCAACGAGCTCATCCCTGGCACGTGAGGCCGATGGTGACGCGTCTGTTGATCTGCCAGCCCTCTTCAGTGGCGTTGTCGGCGTTCCGAGAGGGTGGATTCCTGGTACGGGTGCCGTCACAGCCGCGCCGACAGGTACAGCCGGCGACGATGCAGGGCCATGGTGTCAGGCGAGCGCAATCGCTCCGGTAGAGAGGGCTGGCTCCCGGCTCGCTGACTTCTCCAACGCTCGAGGTCGACCGCCGATCGGTGCCGCCTACCAGCGCATGTTCAGGGCATCGAGTGCGTGGATGCGGTCAGCG
This portion of the Streptomyces sp. NBC_01750 genome encodes:
- a CDS encoding M20 family metallopeptidase; amino-acid sequence: MASVAELASGLIRRPSRAGIDDYGPVLTVLEDWLAARSLPHRRLHGSSGELVGLLVEIPGGRTGTWWALDACVDTAPYGDETAWSFSPTSGDIRGDWLLGRGAADSKLAAAMFCHIAADLKPRAEALHGGLAVLLDVDEHTGGFGGARAYLADPRAARPAGVMIGYPGLDEVVVGGRGLWRSTIAVHAPSGHSGSSRTVVGAISRAAHLVRLLDAAELPGADAGFPLPPKLSVTSLHGGQGFSTTPDRCDLNVDVRITPAFDAHDAETLIRKAVAELDAELPAPKPTEITPVATWPPFRLADDEQPAAALLTAAAEAGLAVRAKTAGPSNIGNLLAAEGIPATAGFGLPYEGLHGIDERAHLAELPQVYSVYQRAVLRLLRAG
- a CDS encoding helix-turn-helix transcriptional regulator: MSVAVGSGGDSALKRARLVRNMTLEEAADALNVITGGAADASLMSAWESGRRRTGKRNRAGLCQLYRERPEVLFAHQDGAATSVLETSGTAVVVKVLTRWTDLVEPMADVVAQAREQLVVTGSRSREKAYLAAIETAVAQRPDLVHYRVLYGPPRHQALVDHLERLLELRDPSARFNGVKTLHIGLVEADVALERFFVASETAAVVPLPSFHGANGFDCGVLLSREAAVGLVHHGREACASARPVETIAAVRMLPVRHN
- a CDS encoding DUF6087 family protein — its product is MDVYRRHRPLHGGGGHFRPTEPRVLEEWDGFAYTPAGTAPDLTAAQAWVNELIPGT